The Pseudomonas parafulva genome includes a window with the following:
- the mdtD gene encoding multidrug transporter subunit MdtD: MPERNPLDPITARWLPWVVAIAFFMQSLDGTILNTALPAMARSLAEDPLRMQGVIISYMLTVALLIPASGWIADRFGTKRIFFRAILLFSFGSLLCAVANSLGFLIFARIVQGLGGALMLPVGRLVVLRAYPRTELVRIMSFITIPGLLGPLLGPTVGGWLVEILSWHWIFLLNLPVGLLGCYAVWKFIPDLRGAERTTFDGPGFLLFGAAMVLITIAMEGLGELHLPHLRVMLLLFAGMACLAAYWLRAGRDPEPLFSPSLFRVRTFAIGILGNLFARLGSGALPFLVPLLLQVALGYSPAQAGMSMIPLAAAAMVAKSVARPLIERLGYRIILTGNTVLLGVLLAGLGLVDEQTPYWLLLVQLGLLGAVNSLQFTAMNTVTLIDLDDASASSGNSLLSVVAQLSLSLGVACAGALLGGFTAAGSAEGVETTLGAFQLTFFTIGIMAMLAAAIFLQLAPTDGRRARRPEEHVES, from the coding sequence ATGCCCGAACGCAACCCGCTCGACCCCATCACCGCCCGCTGGCTGCCATGGGTGGTGGCGATCGCCTTCTTCATGCAGTCGCTGGACGGCACCATTCTCAACACCGCGCTGCCCGCCATGGCCCGCTCCCTGGCCGAAGACCCCTTGCGCATGCAGGGTGTGATCATTTCGTACATGCTCACCGTGGCTTTGCTGATCCCCGCCTCGGGCTGGATCGCCGACCGTTTCGGCACCAAGCGCATCTTCTTCAGAGCCATCCTGCTGTTCAGTTTCGGCTCGTTGCTGTGCGCAGTGGCCAACAGCCTGGGCTTTCTGATCTTCGCGCGGATCGTGCAAGGGCTCGGCGGGGCGCTGATGCTGCCGGTCGGCCGGCTGGTGGTGCTGCGCGCCTACCCTCGCACCGAACTGGTGCGCATCATGAGCTTCATCACCATCCCTGGTCTGCTCGGGCCATTGCTGGGCCCGACGGTAGGTGGCTGGCTGGTGGAGATCCTGAGCTGGCACTGGATCTTCCTGCTCAACTTGCCGGTCGGCCTGCTGGGCTGTTACGCCGTCTGGAAGTTCATACCCGACCTGCGCGGCGCCGAGCGCACTACGTTCGACGGGCCGGGCTTTTTGCTGTTCGGCGCCGCGATGGTGCTGATCACCATCGCCATGGAAGGCCTGGGCGAGCTGCACCTGCCGCACTTGCGCGTCATGTTGCTGCTGTTCGCCGGCATGGCCTGCCTGGCGGCCTACTGGCTGCGAGCCGGGCGCGACCCGGAGCCGTTGTTCTCTCCGAGCCTGTTCCGCGTACGTACCTTCGCCATCGGTATCCTGGGCAACCTGTTCGCCCGCCTGGGCAGCGGTGCACTGCCGTTCCTGGTACCGCTGCTGCTTCAGGTAGCGCTTGGGTATTCACCGGCCCAGGCGGGCATGAGCATGATCCCCTTGGCGGCGGCGGCCATGGTCGCCAAGTCCGTCGCCAGGCCGCTGATCGAACGGCTCGGTTACCGCATCATCCTGACTGGCAACACGGTGCTGCTGGGCGTGCTGCTCGCTGGCCTGGGCCTGGTGGACGAGCAGACCCCGTACTGGTTGCTGCTGGTGCAACTGGGCCTGCTGGGCGCCGTGAACTCCCTGCAGTTCACTGCCATGAACACGGTGACGCTGATCGACCTGGACGATGCCAGCGCCAGTAGCGGCAACAGCTTGTTGTCGGTGGTGGCCCAGCTGTCGCTGAGCCTGGGGGTGGCTTGTGCTGGCGCGCTGCTGGGCGGCTTCACGGCAGCAGGCAGCGCCGAAGGCGTGGAAACCACCTTGGGTGCGTTCCAGCTGACGTTCTTCACCATC
- a CDS encoding TldD/PmbA family protein, translated as MKQAFQSLIDTLGAALQAGEHYTLGLSAEHSQFVRFNHAKVRQAGEVSQASAHLRLIHAGRQAEQQVTLSGDAHLDRQRLLDALSQLRQMLPLLAADPYLRLDESAWRSDSQQTHALPDLNEVLALLEQETGDLDLVGIYAAGPIWRGFASSFGAFGWHQANSFNIDWSLFHESGQAVKANYAGQVWRADDFTARLRQARAQLGYLGRAPVVLQPGSYRAYLAPAAMDEIAGMLCWGGFSAQALATGSSALQRLYSGDATLSPLISFTEQVSGSLSPAFSDEGSPRLDVALIEQGKPARRLVCARSAAEFGVLANGADSHESPCALSLAPGQLPREQVLERLGTGLYISNLWYLNYSDLPAARMTGLTRFATFWVQDGQIQGPVNTMRFDDSLYNLLGEQLEALTCERELILSTSTYGQRSTGSSHLPGALVKALTLTL; from the coding sequence ATGAAACAGGCCTTCCAATCCCTCATCGACACCCTGGGCGCTGCCCTGCAAGCAGGCGAACACTACACCCTGGGGTTGAGTGCCGAGCATTCGCAGTTCGTGCGCTTTAACCACGCCAAGGTTCGTCAGGCGGGCGAGGTGAGCCAGGCCAGTGCTCACCTGCGCTTGATCCACGCTGGTCGTCAGGCCGAGCAACAAGTGACCCTTAGCGGTGATGCGCACCTGGACCGCCAGCGCCTGCTCGATGCCCTGTCGCAACTGCGCCAGATGCTGCCGCTACTGGCGGCAGACCCGTACCTGAGGCTGGATGAAAGTGCCTGGCGCAGTGATAGCCAACAGACGCATGCTCTGCCCGACCTGAATGAGGTGCTGGCCCTGCTGGAACAGGAAACCGGTGACCTGGACCTGGTCGGCATTTATGCCGCAGGCCCGATCTGGCGGGGTTTCGCCAGCTCGTTCGGCGCCTTTGGCTGGCACCAGGCCAATAGCTTCAACATCGACTGGAGCCTGTTCCACGAGAGCGGCCAGGCGGTCAAGGCCAACTATGCCGGGCAGGTATGGCGTGCCGACGACTTCACCGCCCGCCTGCGTCAGGCTCGGGCACAGTTGGGCTACCTGGGGCGTGCGCCGGTGGTACTGCAACCGGGCAGCTACCGCGCCTACCTGGCGCCAGCGGCCATGGACGAAATCGCCGGCATGCTGTGCTGGGGTGGCTTCTCGGCGCAGGCCCTGGCGACCGGCAGCAGTGCCCTGCAGCGGTTGTACAGCGGTGACGCCACCCTGAGCCCACTGATCAGCTTCACCGAGCAGGTCAGCGGCTCACTGAGTCCAGCGTTCTCCGACGAGGGCTCACCGCGCCTGGACGTGGCGCTGATCGAGCAGGGCAAGCCAGCACGACGCCTGGTTTGCGCGCGCAGCGCGGCCGAGTTCGGGGTGTTGGCCAACGGGGCCGACAGCCACGAGTCGCCCTGTGCGCTCAGCCTCGCACCCGGCCAATTACCCCGTGAACAGGTTCTGGAGCGGCTCGGCACCGGCCTGTACATCAGCAACCTGTGGTACTTGAACTACTCCGACCTGCCCGCAGCGCGCATGACCGGCCTGACCCGCTTCGCCACGTTCTGGGTGCAGGACGGGCAGATCCAGGGGCCGGTCAACACGATGCGCTTCGATGACAGCCTGTACAACCTGCTGGGCGAGCAACTGGAGGCGTTGACGTGCGAGCGAGAGCTGATTCTGTCGACCAGCACTTACGGGCAACGCAGTACCGGATCGAGTCATTTGCCCGGCGCGCTGGTCAAAGCGCTGACGCTGACATTGTGA